In Nicotiana tabacum cultivar K326 chromosome 10, ASM71507v2, whole genome shotgun sequence, the DNA window CCCATTTCATCAAGAATAACTTGTGTGATATTTAAGTCATACAACATTAGCGTCAAAACTTTTTGATAACATAGTGTCACATATAATAAGACATTTCACAATATGAATATCTATGCATCAACTTTCCAATCATTGTAAACTTCACTCCACTGTTTCGAGCATAATTAATGCCACTAGCTCCCAGGAATCCTTAATTTCCAATGTGCATTAACACCTTTCCGGGTTTGAGATTGGCTATGATTGAAAAAAAATCCACAAATTGTGTATCAAGGTAGAATTATCATAATGCAAAAACAGGATTCTGAGTGTAAACTAACTCAAAAGATTCCGAACAAGAATAAAGTAAAACTGATAAACCCCGAAAAACCAGATACAGTAAATTAACAGCTGCTAGAAGATCATACCATCAATATCCGATAATTGACAATCTCACAGAGATGGTATATCAACTAACAATGCCACTTCAAAAAGAAAGGTATTCGTATTTCATCAGAGTTAATACCAATCGACTAGGGATCCAACATTTTAGCTGTATGGGTTCGGAATTTCTGAATCTACCACTCATTTTATTTTCAGGATCAGAACATATCATTTGGACGTATTCAGTGAgtttttaacacatatataaggTTCGAGACAAAGCTATTAGGTCTGGTTGAACCCGTACATCCAATCATGCACAAGCACTTGTGTGAATTGGATTGCGATCTAAATCACACAAAACACACAGAATGAATCAAGAAACAGAAAAAGTCAGTCACCGGCTTGTGAAGTGCGGTTTAGAGCGTTTAAGCTTTTGAAGGTGCAGTTGTGACTCCATAATAAGTTTCATTCTCTGAATTTCCAAGTCCTTTGCGAATTGCATTCTTTGCTTCTCCAACTCCAACATTTGCCTCTGCTTTGCCTTTTCTACTCTTTCATATATCTCCCCAAACCTCCCTATTGCCTCAGCTATCCTCCTATAACCATCCCCCTCTACCATCCCCCCACCACTCCTCTTTCTACTTGACTTCTCCGATCCCTCCTCATCCTCTTCACCTGAATCCTCAGACGCAGCCGCCGCCGCTGCTGCCATGGCCGAGAAATTCCTCCGTGACACCGTGTAATCCATAGCTGCCGCTGGGCGCTTCGACCGGAAACCAACTGGTATGCCAAATAGCGGCGGAGGAAGCAGCGGTGGAGACGATCTCCATTGAGGAGTGAACGCCGCCGTCGAAGGCGACGGAGACTTTCTACGTTGAGGAATGACCGTTTCCGGCGACGGAGACGGCGAGACTTTGTAGGTGACGCCGATGAGGGCGTTGAGGCTGCTGAAGAAAGGCCACGTGGAGACATAAAGTCCTTGAGATTGAGAAACCCTAGCCTTCTCGATCTTGTACTTCTTCTTTAAGGTGTCAATGCGGTTTTTGCACTGTATGTCAGTGCGGTATTGCTTTTTGGTGTGGCCGTGAAGGGCGTTGACAGCGTCGGCGACTTCCTGCCATTGCTGGTGCCGGAGATTTCCGCGATTGAGCTCCACGTACTTGGAACCCCATGCCTCTACTAAAGTATGTGTCGCTGCCTCTGACCAGCAATCTTCTCGAGCTGGAAAAACTGGCGTCCGAGCTGACATCGACGCCGGGTTAAGAATTGGAGGTGGAGGCAATGCTAGTAGCTTGTTGTCTGTACAAGGCGGCGGAGGTGACGGTGACGGCGACGGCGACGAAGAAGGAGAGTTTTTAATGGAGAAGGGCGGGGCTACGCGGTCGTCGTCGTCGGACATAGTGCGGGAACGTGAAGCGGCGGCAACGCCGGCTGATGGGAAATGAGAAGTAGTGGAGGAATTAGGGTTAGAAGAACAGTCCAGTGAGGGGTTACCAGTATGGCCGTGTCGACGGATCATTGGGTGCCGACGAGAGGGAATAGAGTGTAGTGGGTAGGGTGGGTGGGGTGTAGGTACGTAGGGGGGTGGGGCTTGTTTGGATTTGAACTGCTGGGCTTTTGGATTGAGCTTCATTGGGAGCCGAGTGACACTGGGCTCCTCTGTGTTTTTTGGAGGGAAAGGAAATATTCACGCTCAAATAAGAGTGTTTTTATAATATGTTTGTAAAAATTGCATGAGACCTCCTATTTGAGCGCTCTGTCTTTTTATTTGTATCCGTacctttttttttgttaaaagccttT includes these proteins:
- the LOC107789535 gene encoding trihelix transcription factor ENAP2-like — encoded protein: MKLNPKAQQFKSKQAPPPYVPTPHPPYPLHSIPSRRHPMIRRHGHTGNPSLDCSSNPNSSTTSHFPSAGVAAASRSRTMSDDDDRVAPPFSIKNSPSSSPSPSPSPPPPCTDNKLLALPPPPILNPASMSARTPVFPAREDCWSEAATHTLVEAWGSKYVELNRGNLRHQQWQEVADAVNALHGHTKKQYRTDIQCKNRIDTLKKKYKIEKARVSQSQGLYVSTWPFFSSLNALIGVTYKVSPSPSPETVIPQRRKSPSPSTAAFTPQWRSSPPLLPPPLFGIPVGFRSKRPAAAMDYTVSRRNFSAMAAAAAAASEDSGEEDEEGSEKSSRKRSGGGMVEGDGYRRIAEAIGRFGEIYERVEKAKQRQMLELEKQRMQFAKDLEIQRMKLIMESQLHLQKLKRSKPHFTSR